The following coding sequences are from one Bradyrhizobium sp. WSM471 window:
- a CDS encoding ScpA family protein, whose protein sequence is MTAEILSFETGRPAELAEGEPALVVDVEGYEGPLDLLLALARQQKVDLAKISILALADQYLHFIEAARKIRLELAADYLVMAAWLAFLKSRLLLPEPPSAEGPSAEQMATALANRLRRLEAIREAANRLMNRQQLLRDIFPRGEPEQIAEIKHPKYTATLYDLLTAYAAQRQSRVLASVHLAKRTVWSLAEARATLERLVGSISEQDDWGVLDDFLLQHVADPTQRATVLASSFAAALELVREGQLELNQKEAFAPIYFRKGRPKPVMDAAPAPDAPVA, encoded by the coding sequence ATGACCGCAGAAATCCTATCGTTTGAAACCGGGCGGCCCGCAGAGCTCGCCGAGGGTGAGCCGGCGTTGGTGGTGGACGTCGAGGGTTATGAGGGTCCGCTCGACCTGCTGCTCGCCCTGGCGCGGCAGCAGAAGGTCGATCTCGCCAAGATCTCGATCCTGGCGCTCGCCGACCAGTATCTCCACTTCATCGAAGCCGCGCGAAAGATCCGCCTCGAGCTTGCCGCCGACTATCTCGTGATGGCGGCCTGGCTCGCCTTTCTGAAATCTCGCCTGCTGCTGCCGGAGCCGCCGAGTGCGGAAGGCCCGAGCGCCGAGCAGATGGCGACGGCGCTCGCCAACCGCCTGCGCCGGCTGGAGGCCATTCGTGAAGCCGCCAACCGGCTGATGAACAGACAGCAATTGCTGCGCGACATCTTCCCGCGCGGCGAGCCCGAGCAGATCGCCGAGATCAAGCATCCGAAATACACCGCAACGCTCTATGACCTGCTCACCGCTTATGCCGCGCAGCGCCAGTCGCGCGTGCTGGCGAGCGTGCATCTGGCCAAGCGCACGGTGTGGTCGCTCGCCGAGGCGCGCGCCACGCTGGAGCGGCTGGTCGGCAGCATCAGCGAGCAAGACGATTGGGGCGTTCTCGACGATTTTCTGCTGCAGCATGTCGCCGATCCGACGCAGCGCGCGACGGTGCTCGCCTCGAGCTTCGCGGCTGCGCTTGAGCTGGTGCGCGAAGGTCAGCTCGAGCTGAATCAGAAAGAGGCGTTTGCGCCCATCTATTTCCGGAAGGGGCGCCCCAAGCCGGTCATGGACGCAGCTCCTGCGCCCGATGCGCCGGTCGCTTAA
- the nagZ gene encoding beta-N-acetylhexosaminidase yields the protein MSTRAFITGVSGTELTAAEREFIRSERPWGFILFKRNVETPAQVAALVAELRAVAGFADAPVLIDQEGGRVQRLGPPHWPVYPPGAIFAGLYDTDSALGLTAARLSARLIAADLADLGITVDCLPLADVPVAGANAVIGNRAYGTEPGKVAAIARAVTEGLEEGGVLPVLKHIPGHGRATADTHFNLPTVDTSRDELDRTDFAAFKPLADLPMAMTAHVVFSAVDPAHPATTSATMIAEVIRGTIGFQGLLMSDDVSMNALSGNIAERTRAIFAAGCDMALHCNGNIEEMREVAGQTPELAGRALERANAALAARKGPQPFDRAAARVELDALIARANTASA from the coding sequence ATGAGCACGCGGGCTTTCATTACCGGCGTTTCCGGAACGGAACTAACCGCCGCCGAGCGGGAGTTTATCCGCAGCGAACGCCCGTGGGGCTTCATCCTCTTCAAGCGCAATGTCGAGACGCCGGCTCAAGTTGCTGCGCTCGTTGCGGAATTACGGGCGGTCGCGGGTTTCGCTGATGCCCCTGTTCTGATCGACCAGGAGGGTGGACGGGTGCAGCGCCTGGGGCCGCCGCATTGGCCGGTCTATCCGCCGGGCGCTATTTTCGCCGGGCTCTACGATACTGATTCGGCGCTCGGGCTGACTGCGGCGCGCCTCAGCGCCCGGCTGATCGCGGCCGATCTCGCCGATCTCGGCATTACCGTGGATTGCTTGCCGCTGGCTGATGTGCCCGTGGCTGGCGCCAACGCCGTCATCGGGAACAGGGCTTACGGCACCGAACCGGGAAAGGTCGCCGCGATCGCCCGCGCGGTCACCGAGGGCCTGGAAGAGGGCGGCGTGTTGCCGGTCCTCAAGCACATCCCCGGCCATGGCCGAGCTACGGCCGATACCCATTTCAATCTGCCGACGGTCGACACGTCGCGAGACGAACTGGATCGCACCGACTTCGCGGCATTCAAGCCGCTGGCAGATTTGCCGATGGCCATGACTGCACATGTTGTGTTTAGCGCAGTCGACCCCGCCCATCCGGCGACGACATCTGCGACAATGATCGCTGAGGTGATTCGCGGCACAATCGGGTTCCAGGGTTTGTTGATGAGTGATGACGTGTCGATGAATGCACTGTCGGGCAATATCGCCGAGCGGACCCGCGCGATATTTGCGGCCGGCTGCGACATGGCCCTGCATTGCAACGGCAACATCGAGGAGATGCGTGAGGTCGCCGGCCAGACACCCGAACTGGCGGGCAGGGCGCTGGAGCGGGCGAACGCCGCGCTCGCGGCGCGTAAAGGACCGCAACCGTTCGATCGCGCGGCCGCGCGCGTCGAACTGGACGCATTGATCGCACGGGCAAACACGGCATCGGCATGA
- a CDS encoding SPOR domain-containing protein: protein MAERYQDRPFPSDDYGRGGDQHGGGDPLAELARLIGQTDPFAAQGRPGAHPPAAPAPVQSYQDDYRQDDDQQDYAEQAPPPPPGPPSWMRRANVQPQTAPAEPYPASVNPVHPLHRYSAQPTAPEPEPDFRQPQAYPDQGYQAPAYQAPAYQDQAYQQHDQAYQEQAYQQPDPARYDDALYGRLEAGEQDYQRDPAYPDDPYAFQSDYPEADLDEPKKQRGGMMTVAAILALAVVGTGAAFAYKTYVGSPRSGEPPIIKADNTPTKIVPAPSDSSAKVPDRMVTGDGTEKIVPREEAPVDVNAKAGGPRVVFPPLNQNANPPPVASVSPSSIPLSSAGPNSSNGTLPNNSPRAIRTVAVKGDQTDATASQAATAAKPAPLPKPVAAPRTPPTSANASANQPLSLAPQSAPAAEPPQRMAATNPTQIAPPSSSGGGYVVQVSSQQTEDSAHASYRVLQSKYGSVLGSRAPVVKRVDLTDKGKGIVYRAFAGPYGSLEEANQACNSLKSAGLSACFVQRN from the coding sequence ATGGCCGAACGATATCAGGACAGACCGTTTCCTTCCGATGACTATGGTCGCGGTGGCGATCAGCATGGGGGCGGCGATCCCTTGGCCGAACTTGCACGTCTGATCGGGCAGACCGATCCGTTCGCAGCGCAGGGGCGACCGGGCGCGCACCCGCCAGCAGCGCCCGCGCCCGTCCAGAGCTATCAGGACGACTATCGCCAGGACGATGACCAGCAGGACTATGCCGAGCAGGCCCCACCGCCGCCGCCCGGGCCGCCCTCATGGATGCGGCGCGCCAATGTGCAGCCGCAGACGGCGCCAGCCGAGCCCTATCCCGCTTCCGTAAACCCGGTTCATCCACTGCATCGTTATTCAGCCCAGCCGACCGCGCCCGAGCCCGAACCTGATTTTCGTCAGCCGCAGGCCTATCCGGATCAGGGCTATCAAGCTCCTGCTTATCAAGCTCCTGCCTATCAGGATCAGGCCTACCAGCAGCACGATCAGGCTTACCAGGAGCAAGCCTATCAGCAGCCCGATCCGGCGCGCTACGACGATGCGCTCTACGGACGGCTGGAGGCGGGCGAGCAGGACTATCAGCGCGATCCCGCCTATCCCGACGATCCCTACGCGTTCCAGAGCGACTACCCCGAGGCCGATCTCGACGAGCCGAAGAAGCAGCGCGGCGGCATGATGACGGTCGCGGCGATCCTGGCGCTTGCCGTGGTCGGGACCGGTGCCGCGTTCGCCTACAAGACCTATGTGGGCTCGCCCCGTAGCGGCGAGCCGCCGATCATCAAGGCCGACAACACGCCGACCAAAATCGTGCCGGCGCCGTCGGACTCCTCGGCCAAGGTGCCGGACCGCATGGTCACCGGAGATGGCACCGAGAAGATCGTGCCGCGCGAGGAGGCGCCTGTCGACGTCAACGCCAAGGCGGGAGGTCCCCGCGTGGTGTTCCCGCCGCTGAACCAGAACGCGAACCCGCCGCCGGTCGCGAGCGTGTCGCCGTCCAGCATCCCGCTGTCGAGCGCGGGCCCGAATTCGAGCAACGGCACGCTGCCGAACAATTCGCCGCGTGCGATCAGGACCGTGGCCGTGAAGGGCGATCAGACCGACGCCACGGCCTCACAAGCCGCCACGGCCGCGAAGCCGGCACCTCTCCCGAAGCCCGTTGCTGCACCGCGCACGCCGCCAACCTCGGCCAATGCAAGTGCCAATCAGCCGCTATCGCTGGCGCCGCAATCGGCGCCGGCTGCGGAGCCGCCGCAGCGGATGGCTGCGACCAATCCGACGCAAATTGCGCCCCCTAGCAGCAGTGGTGGCGGCTACGTCGTGCAGGTCTCCTCGCAGCAGACCGAGGATAGCGCCCACGCCTCCTACCGGGTGCTTCAGAGCAAGTACGGCAGCGTGCTGGGCTCCCGCGCACCGGTGGTCAAGCGGGTCGACCTCACCGACAAGGGCAAGGGAATCGTCTATCGCGCCTTCGCTGGTCCCTACGGCTCGCTCGAAGAGGCGAACCAGGCCTGCAACAGTTTGAAATCCGCTGGCCTGTCTGCCTGCTTCGTCCAGAGGAATTAA
- the argS gene encoding arginine--tRNA ligase, translating into MPDTSSALHLFADVLARVHAVCRALAAEANWPEGIDFSRVVVEPPRDASHGDMATNAAMVLAKEAKAKPRDLAEQIAERLRADALIAKVDVAGQGFINLTLKPAAWAEALRTVLREGADYGRVRGGSKVNVEYVSANPTGPMHVGHCRGAVFGDALASLLEFAGRDVTREYYINDAGAQVDVLARSAFLRYREALGEDIGAIPEGLYPGDYLKPVGQALAQEHGDKLLAMSEAQWLPTVRAKAIAMMMDEIKDDLAALNIRHDVFFSERSLQDAGNNKVAETIDFLRAKGDVYQGRLPPPKGAPAEDWEDREQLLFKATAYGDDVDRPLVKSDNSYTYFAADIAYHKNKFDRDFAEMIDVWGADHGGYIKRMQAAVKATTSGKGALDVKIVQLVKLLRNGEPVKMSKRSGDFVTLREVVDEVGQDAVRFMMLYRKNDAVLDFDLAKVMEQSRDNPVFYVQYGHARGHSIFRNARTELFPELPEDTETRIAWLGESAVERLSDPAELDLLKRLAIFPRMLEAAASAHEPHRIAFYLYDLASEFHALWTKGRDLPYLRFIINNDADLTKARLAMVQGVVSVLASGLAILGVHAPDEMR; encoded by the coding sequence ATGCCCGACACATCCTCAGCACTGCACCTGTTCGCCGACGTGCTCGCACGCGTGCACGCGGTCTGCCGCGCGCTCGCGGCGGAAGCCAACTGGCCAGAGGGCATCGATTTCTCGCGCGTGGTGGTCGAGCCGCCGCGCGATGCTTCCCATGGCGACATGGCGACCAACGCGGCCATGGTGCTTGCGAAAGAGGCAAAGGCAAAGCCGCGCGACCTCGCCGAGCAGATCGCCGAACGGCTGCGCGCGGATGCGCTGATCGCCAAGGTCGACGTCGCCGGTCAGGGCTTCATCAACCTGACGCTGAAGCCGGCCGCATGGGCCGAGGCGCTACGGACCGTGCTGCGCGAGGGCGCCGATTACGGCCGCGTCCGCGGCGGCTCCAAGGTCAACGTCGAATATGTCTCCGCCAACCCGACCGGACCGATGCATGTCGGCCATTGCCGCGGCGCCGTGTTCGGCGACGCGCTGGCGAGCCTGCTTGAATTCGCAGGCCGTGACGTCACGCGGGAATATTACATCAACGACGCCGGCGCGCAGGTCGACGTGCTCGCACGTTCCGCCTTCCTCAGGTATCGCGAGGCGCTCGGCGAGGACATCGGCGCGATCCCGGAAGGCCTTTATCCCGGCGACTATCTGAAGCCGGTCGGGCAGGCCCTGGCGCAGGAGCATGGCGACAAGCTGCTCGCCATGAGCGAGGCGCAATGGCTGCCGACGGTTCGCGCCAAGGCGATCGCAATGATGATGGACGAGATCAAGGACGATCTTGCCGCGCTCAACATCCGTCACGACGTGTTCTTCTCCGAGCGGTCGCTGCAGGACGCTGGCAACAACAAGGTCGCCGAGACCATCGATTTCCTGCGCGCCAAGGGCGACGTCTACCAGGGCCGTCTGCCGCCGCCAAAGGGCGCCCCGGCCGAGGATTGGGAAGATCGCGAGCAGCTGCTGTTCAAGGCGACCGCCTATGGCGACGACGTCGATCGCCCGCTGGTCAAGTCGGATAATTCCTACACCTACTTCGCCGCCGACATCGCCTACCACAAGAACAAGTTCGACCGCGATTTCGCGGAGATGATCGACGTTTGGGGCGCCGACCATGGCGGCTACATCAAGCGTATGCAGGCGGCGGTGAAGGCGACCACCTCCGGCAAGGGGGCGCTCGACGTCAAGATCGTCCAGCTCGTGAAATTGCTGCGCAACGGCGAGCCGGTGAAAATGTCCAAGCGGAGCGGGGACTTCGTCACCTTGCGTGAGGTGGTGGATGAAGTCGGCCAGGACGCCGTCCGCTTCATGATGCTCTACCGCAAGAACGACGCGGTGCTCGACTTCGATCTCGCCAAGGTCATGGAACAGTCGCGCGACAACCCGGTGTTCTACGTGCAGTATGGCCACGCCCGCGGCCATTCGATCTTCCGCAACGCCCGGACCGAGCTGTTCCCGGAACTCCCGGAGGACACGGAAACGCGCATCGCCTGGCTCGGTGAGTCGGCGGTGGAACGGCTGTCGGACCCGGCTGAACTCGACCTTCTTAAGCGGCTCGCAATTTTTCCGCGCATGCTGGAGGCGGCAGCAAGCGCCCACGAGCCGCACCGAATTGCCTTCTATCTCTATGATTTAGCCAGCGAATTTCATGCACTTTGGACGAAGGGGCGCGATTTGCCCTATTTACGCTTCATTATCAATAATGATGCAGATCTAACGAAGGCGCGGCTGGCCATGGTCCAGGGCGTCGTCTCTGTCCTGGCATCGGGCCTCGCCATCCTCGGCGTCCATGCTCCGGACGAGATGCGGTAG
- a CDS encoding deoxyguanosinetriphosphate triphosphohydrolase, translating into MSVGMAAPHAPYACDPERSRGRLAAEPPSRTRSPFRRDCDRVIHSTAFRRLKYKTQVFVFHEGDHYRTRLTHSLEVAQIARALARQLGLDEDLTETLALAHDLGHPPFGHAGERALDACLTDFGGFDHNAQTLRVVAALEHRYPEFDGLNLTWESLEGIVKHNGPLTDRSGAPVGRYREHGIPVGIADYVKTYDLELWSFASLEAQVAAIADDIAYDAHDIDDGLRAGLFHLDDLKVMPLTAEIIAETAAHYPDLEDVRRGAELVRELISHLIGAVFAEAQTNLAAVKPQSAQDVRQQSRALIAFPAEVAEEEAAIKRFLYQHMYRHKRVMRVMGEAEQILFDLFAKYLKSPGELPPEWLVGAEADNEGDRARRIGNFIAGMTDRFALTEHQRLFDSTPDLR; encoded by the coding sequence GTGTCCGTCGGAATGGCTGCCCCCCACGCGCCCTATGCCTGCGACCCCGAGCGCAGTCGCGGCCGGTTGGCCGCGGAACCGCCGAGCCGGACCCGCAGCCCGTTCCGGCGGGATTGCGACCGGGTGATCCACTCCACCGCGTTCCGCCGGCTGAAGTACAAGACCCAGGTATTCGTGTTCCACGAGGGCGACCACTACCGCACCCGGCTGACCCATTCGCTGGAGGTGGCCCAGATCGCCCGGGCGCTGGCGCGGCAGCTCGGGCTGGACGAGGACCTCACGGAAACCCTCGCGCTCGCCCACGACCTCGGCCATCCCCCGTTCGGGCACGCCGGCGAGCGGGCGCTGGACGCCTGCCTGACGGATTTTGGCGGCTTCGACCACAACGCCCAGACGCTCCGCGTCGTTGCGGCGCTGGAACACCGTTATCCCGAATTCGACGGACTCAACCTGACCTGGGAATCGCTGGAGGGCATCGTCAAGCACAACGGCCCGCTGACCGATCGCAGCGGTGCGCCGGTCGGGCGTTATCGCGAGCACGGCATTCCCGTCGGCATCGCCGACTACGTCAAGACCTACGATCTCGAATTGTGGAGTTTCGCCTCACTGGAGGCACAGGTCGCCGCGATCGCCGACGACATCGCCTATGATGCCCATGACATCGACGACGGCCTGCGCGCCGGCCTGTTCCACCTCGACGACCTTAAGGTGATGCCGCTGACCGCGGAGATCATCGCCGAGACTGCTGCGCATTACCCCGATCTCGAAGACGTCAGGCGCGGCGCCGAGCTGGTGCGCGAGCTGATCTCGCACCTGATCGGTGCCGTGTTCGCCGAGGCGCAGACAAACCTTGCCGCCGTGAAACCGCAATCCGCCCAGGACGTGCGCCAGCAGAGCCGGGCACTGATCGCGTTCCCCGCCGAGGTCGCCGAGGAGGAGGCCGCCATCAAGCGCTTTCTCTATCAGCACATGTACCGCCACAAACGGGTCATGCGGGTGATGGGCGAGGCGGAACAGATCCTGTTCGACCTGTTCGCGAAATACCTCAAATCGCCCGGCGAACTGCCGCCGGAATGGCTGGTCGGGGCGGAGGCGGACAATGAGGGCGACCGGGCTCGCCGGATCGGGAATTTCATTGCCGGAATGACCGACCGTTTCGCCCTGACCGAGCACCAGCGGCTCTTTGACTCGACCCCGGATTTGCGTTAG
- the erpA gene encoding iron-sulfur cluster insertion protein ErpA, with translation MTTDVTISDKAARRIGEILKGEGSGAMLRISVEGGGCSGFQYKFDIDRARTDDDLVIEQDNAVVLVDSASQPFLAGSQVDFVDDLIGASFRVNNPNATASCGCGTSFSI, from the coding sequence ATGACGACTGACGTGACCATCAGTGACAAGGCCGCACGCCGGATTGGGGAGATCCTCAAGGGCGAAGGGTCTGGCGCGATGCTGCGGATCTCGGTCGAGGGCGGCGGCTGCTCCGGCTTCCAGTACAAGTTCGACATTGACCGTGCCCGCACCGACGACGATCTCGTGATCGAGCAGGACAATGCGGTGGTGCTGGTCGATTCCGCCTCGCAGCCATTCCTGGCGGGCTCGCAGGTGGATTTCGTCGACGATCTGATCGGCGCCTCGTTCCGGGTCAACAATCCCAACGCCACGGCGTCCTGTGGCTGCGGGACCAGCTTCTCGATCTAG
- a CDS encoding DUF4272 domain-containing protein — protein MTQERHYALNWLIGYHEQAWDNVTTDT, from the coding sequence GTGACGCAAGAAAGGCACTACGCTTTGAACTGGCTTATCGGATACCATGAACAAGCGTGGGATAATGTCACGACTGACACATAA
- a CDS encoding DUF4272 domain-containing protein, whose translation MNEGLSADNGGVSAEAIDRRLRSEVILRAEGVPVLATLPVIETAAEALKRSKEEVALRTLCVLFVAAKGEGLGEELVEQLLE comes from the coding sequence ATGAATGAGGGGCTGTCAGCGGACAATGGCGGGGTCTCAGCGGAAGCTATTGATCGAAGGCTCAGGTCAGAAGTGATCCTTCGAGCCGAGGGCGTACCTGTCCTTGCCACATTACCCGTTATTGAGACTGCGGCTGAGGCGCTGAAACGATCAAAAGAAGAAGTCGCGCTACGCACTCTTTGCGTCCTTTTCGTTGCTGCAAAGGGCGAAGGTCTTGGGGAAGAGCTAGTTGAACAACTTCTGGAATGA
- a CDS encoding ATP-binding protein — translation MGRPDKSMKRTEPRDGLIGAFLYWLGGYEIEDGLTAGLSERELSRIRAKQIDAVIRLIPVTMAVTMLNVAVVLILFWGRGWNDFLAIWGMTLATAASLAVRAWRRSHQSPPQEASPRAARQMLRQAFFLAAIWGTLPVALFSHIEPTSQLILACLMVGMMSGGAFTLSTFPRAGLVYLATTTIACAGALLLCGTGPYLVTAVFLLLFAFFMARNIVSQGNLFLGNLKAQLELERKTEIISLLLKDFQENASDWLWQTDAEGHLVDVPERFAAVAQLPLPLLKGSHFADVLDMLCPEDKSAAYNVVGLMEHAEPLHEMNLKVVAGGEARLWSLTAKPAYDRDGQFLGYRGFGRDVTERWRAEKAEAESRAKSDFLAVMSHEIRTPMNGVLGLASMLLETKLDPEQHEAVTTIRESGDNLQRILNDILDLSKLEAGRFAFEVIDFAPQAMVEAVATVVRASAKSKGLAVKVELDPNLPPTLRGDVARIRQVLLNLAANAVKFTDAGEVTIAAVCQARRDLLATVEWSVTDSGIGIAPEKLGQLFSEFAQADASISRRFGGTGLGLAISRRIIEQMGGTIGVTSTPGEGSTFRFTLVLPWSQAQVSDHNADRDEADDLKARIAGLDRPLKVLVAEDDAVNRMVVSKMLGAFDVELRVVTDGVEAVAAVSEGDYDIVLMDVRMPEMDGLAATRAIRAEGGRFAALPIIALTANAFPEDVKICREAGMSDFLAKPLRKPALVTALLRALDGQWVSEDAPLQPEQMPVEADWTDEERQITGA, via the coding sequence ATGGGACGGCCGGATAAATCCATGAAGCGAACCGAGCCCCGCGACGGGTTGATCGGCGCGTTCCTGTACTGGCTCGGCGGCTATGAGATCGAGGACGGCCTGACCGCCGGTCTCAGCGAGCGGGAGCTGAGCCGCATCCGCGCCAAGCAGATCGACGCGGTGATACGGCTGATTCCCGTGACGATGGCCGTCACCATGCTCAACGTCGCTGTCGTGTTGATTTTGTTCTGGGGCAGGGGTTGGAACGACTTTCTCGCGATCTGGGGCATGACCCTCGCCACCGCGGCCTCGCTCGCGGTGCGCGCGTGGCGGCGCTCTCACCAGAGCCCGCCGCAGGAAGCCTCGCCCCGCGCCGCGCGGCAGATGTTGCGGCAGGCGTTTTTCCTCGCCGCAATCTGGGGCACGCTGCCGGTCGCGCTGTTCAGCCACATCGAGCCAACCAGCCAGCTCATTCTGGCCTGCCTGATGGTCGGCATGATGTCTGGCGGCGCCTTCACGCTGTCGACCTTCCCGCGCGCGGGCCTCGTCTATCTCGCGACGACGACGATCGCCTGCGCCGGTGCGTTGCTGTTGTGCGGCACCGGGCCTTACCTCGTGACCGCGGTGTTCCTGCTGCTGTTCGCGTTCTTCATGGCGCGGAACATCGTCTCGCAAGGCAATCTGTTCCTCGGCAATCTCAAGGCCCAGCTCGAGCTCGAGCGCAAGACCGAGATCATTTCGCTGTTGCTGAAGGATTTTCAGGAGAATGCCAGCGACTGGCTGTGGCAGACCGACGCCGAAGGGCATCTGGTCGACGTGCCCGAGCGCTTCGCCGCGGTCGCACAGCTGCCACTGCCGTTGCTGAAGGGCTCGCATTTCGCCGACGTGCTCGACATGCTGTGCCCCGAAGACAAGAGCGCGGCCTACAACGTCGTCGGCCTGATGGAGCACGCCGAACCGCTGCACGAGATGAACCTCAAAGTGGTCGCCGGCGGCGAGGCGCGGCTGTGGTCGCTCACTGCGAAGCCGGCCTACGACCGCGACGGTCAATTCCTCGGCTATCGCGGCTTCGGCCGCGACGTGACCGAGCGCTGGCGCGCGGAAAAGGCCGAGGCCGAGAGCCGTGCCAAATCCGATTTCCTCGCGGTGATGAGCCACGAGATCCGCACGCCGATGAACGGCGTGCTCGGGCTTGCCAGCATGCTGCTGGAGACAAAGCTCGATCCGGAGCAGCACGAAGCCGTCACCACGATCCGCGAGTCCGGCGACAATCTCCAGCGCATCCTCAACGACATTCTGGACCTCTCCAAGCTCGAGGCCGGACGTTTCGCGTTCGAGGTGATCGACTTCGCGCCGCAGGCGATGGTCGAAGCCGTGGCGACCGTCGTGCGCGCGAGCGCCAAGAGCAAGGGGCTTGCGGTCAAGGTCGAACTCGATCCCAACCTGCCGCCGACGCTGCGCGGCGATGTCGCGCGTATCCGCCAGGTCCTGCTCAATCTCGCCGCCAACGCGGTGAAGTTCACCGACGCAGGCGAAGTCACGATCGCAGCTGTCTGTCAGGCCCGCCGCGATCTGCTCGCCACCGTCGAATGGAGCGTGACCGACAGCGGCATCGGCATCGCCCCCGAGAAGCTCGGCCAGCTCTTCTCCGAGTTCGCTCAGGCCGACGCCTCGATCAGCCGCCGCTTCGGCGGCACCGGGCTGGGCCTAGCGATCTCCCGGCGCATCATCGAGCAGATGGGCGGCACCATCGGCGTCACCTCCACGCCGGGCGAAGGCTCGACCTTCCGCTTCACGCTGGTGCTGCCCTGGAGCCAGGCGCAGGTATCCGACCACAATGCAGACCGCGACGAAGCCGACGATCTCAAGGCGCGCATCGCGGGCCTCGACCGGCCGCTGAAGGTGCTGGTCGCCGAGGACGACGCCGTCAACCGCATGGTCGTGAGCAAGATGCTCGGCGCTTTCGATGTCGAGTTGCGCGTCGTGACCGACGGTGTCGAGGCCGTCGCGGCCGTGTCCGAAGGCGATTACGATATCGTGCTGATGGACGTGCGCATGCCCGAGATGGACGGCCTTGCCGCGACCCGCGCGATCCGCGCCGAGGGCGGACGCTTCGCGGCCTTGCCGATCATCGCGCTGACCGCCAATGCCTTCCCCGAGGACGTCAAGATCTGCCGCGAGGCCGGGATGTCCGACTTCCTCGCCAAACCGCTGCGCAAGCCTGCGCTGGTCACGGCGCTGCTGCGTGCGCTGGACGGCCAATGGGTATCGGAGGACGCCCCGCTTCAGCCAGAGCAGATGCCGGTCGAGGCGGACTGGACGGACGAGGAAAGGCAGATCACCGGCGCCTAG
- the xth gene encoding exodeoxyribonuclease III: protein MPIRIATWNVNSVRQRIDLLLTWLKECQPDIVCLQEIKCVDEAFPRLEIEALGYNVVTHGQKTFNGVALLSKLRFDETKSGLAGDDEDAHARFLEGVVTLKSGVLRIACLYLPNGNPVGTEKYPYKLKWMSRLLEYSKERLKTEEPLILAGDFNVIPHARDVHNPAAWTEDALFKAETRESFQSLLGLGLTDALRAVTDEPGLYTFWDYQAGAWQKNHGLRIDHLLLSPQASDRLANVGIDSYVRSWEKPSDHVPVWADLDLEAA, encoded by the coding sequence ATGCCCATCAGAATAGCCACCTGGAACGTGAACTCGGTCCGGCAGCGGATCGACCTGTTGCTGACCTGGCTGAAGGAGTGCCAGCCGGACATCGTCTGCCTCCAGGAGATCAAATGCGTCGACGAGGCCTTCCCGCGGCTGGAGATCGAGGCGCTCGGCTACAACGTGGTCACCCACGGACAGAAGACGTTCAACGGTGTCGCCCTGCTCTCGAAGCTCCGGTTCGATGAGACCAAGTCGGGGCTGGCCGGCGACGACGAGGATGCGCATGCCCGCTTCCTCGAAGGCGTGGTGACGCTCAAGTCCGGCGTGCTGCGCATCGCCTGCCTCTATCTGCCCAACGGCAATCCGGTCGGCACCGAGAAATATCCTTACAAGCTCAAATGGATGTCGCGGCTTCTTGAGTATTCGAAGGAGCGCCTCAAGACCGAGGAGCCGCTGATCCTCGCAGGCGACTTCAACGTCATCCCGCATGCCCGGGACGTCCATAATCCCGCCGCCTGGACCGAGGACGCCCTGTTCAAGGCCGAGACGCGGGAGAGTTTTCAGTCCTTGCTCGGCCTCGGCCTGACCGATGCGCTTCGGGCCGTCACCGACGAGCCCGGGCTCTACACGTTCTGGGACTACCAGGCCGGCGCCTGGCAGAAGAACCACGGCCTGCGGATCGACCATCTGCTGCTGTCGCCACAGGCCAGCGACCGGCTCGCCAATGTCGGCATCGACAGCTATGTGCGCAGCTGGGAGAAACCGTCGGACCACGTGCCGGTGTGGGCGGATCTCGATCTCGAGGCGGCGTGA